The Naumovozyma dairenensis CBS 421 chromosome 1, complete genome genomic interval AATTGgtttatcaaattcttGAGATTCTTTTAATCCTTGTGGCATGGTGGTTCCATGTACAGTACCGAATTTCTTATATTCATTCCATGCGGATCCAGTTAAAAATCCACGAACTATTACCTCCAGGGGGATCAATTTACATTTTTTGATCAACATGGATCTGttctttaattgatttctatattttaaatcatcataTAATACAAAGGGTAAATGATTGAAGATTTCATCACCTATGGCAATGAGATGATTCTTGACATCGGCTGATAAGAAATGGAACCAAAATTCAGATAACTTAGTTAGAAGGATCCCCTTCTCAGGGATTGGATTGTTCATTATGACATCGTATGCTGAGATTCGGTCAGTGGCGACGAATAGTAACGTTTCATTGTTGACTTGATAAATGTCTCTTACTTTGCCTCTGTTTATTAGGGGTAGGACTCCATCTAAGTTTGTTTGCGTTATACAAGAGTTGTTGGTGGTCATATCTTTATGTGTATTGTTGTGTTGTGTAGTGTTATGCTAATCTCTTTATTCCTTCGAAGGTTAGTTGACTTGgatatatatgatatatgATTTGGCGATGAAGTATACTCTTTATATACAGTAGATTGCTTAATTACTGAATTGTTGAACTGCTAAATTACCTGAGTGATATATCTGAAATGTAGTAAAGTTATAtggaatatatatcatAATTCAGTTATTTGGTGGTATATGGATCCTTTCCAGAGAGAAGTCAAGAAATCGGCAAAGGAGTCTTCGCACTTTTGACTCCTGTAACTTCTATTCTTTATTCTGTTCTGTTTTGTTCTGCAATGGTCAAGAGAATCCAAAAGGATTGAGAAATGGTGTATTGTACAACATCAGAGACCAGAGGTGTGTGTGTATATTTCTACTTTCTTATGCTGCTTAACTAATATAGATATACgtatatacatatatatatactattaGGCGATGTCTATAAATCCAGTATTATACGTTATCGGGCAAGTCGATTCTCATACAGCATGCTTACGAGATTTCTTGAAGACCCATTCTAACACAAATAATTGAATACCACACATGgcaataattaataatataccatACATGGAAAAAATGGTTATTCTGTTCCCGGTAGACTTCACGGTATAGTGATTTCTTGTATTCCTATTCTTATAATATTGCAAGTCCCTTTCTAACATGTACAACTGTCTTTCCACATTATCTATAGAATCTTCAATGGAGCTTTGTAATCTATCCTTGCCATTCTTAACATCTCTTAActtcttttgatttttcctttcaaGCCTTCTTTCATATCTCACATCAACGTTCTTGCCCTTATTCTTCTCAGCAGCAATATCataattgaaatcaaaatcaataattctcttcttcaagGGGATACTAGCTTCGAAGcaaattttatattcaCCCTTATGTTCCCCTACAAAGGACCATTCTCCTTGACGTTCATTATATCGTTCAATAATTGGTCTATATTTATCATCTGGTGCATATATCTTATAATCAATGTTATAATTACCATCTTCTCCTGATTGTACACTGAAATAATATGATATCGTACATTCAATATCTGGTGTCAAAATGTAATAACATTGTGGTGTCTCTTTGATATCATTGGATAATTCAATGGTTAATGGTGAACATAATATCGGCTCcaaaatataaaagaaCACGAGAAATATACGTAACTGCAATAACATCCTCGAATATCCCTCTTTTATATTCTCCTTtgtttctctttcttttctttatttctttcttctttccaCTTTTGTGCTCTGTTTCGTGTTTTGGCGTTTTCTCAGTAgtctttatttttagtttGTTTATAacaattttcttcttaaataaataaaatactCTCTTATTTAGATGATGCTTCGAAGGGAGATCGTTAGGTTTATGTCAACACTCGATATCCTCGATCAATTACGTCCCATTggaaagaatataataaaaattcagTATCTATTAGTTTCATTGTCAGCAAAATATAGACTAAAATGCTGTCAGCATCAAATTCACCTATTTTGGACCCATCTAACCGTATAAATAGCAACACATATACTAATGGTAATGGTAATGGTACTGCTGCTGTAGCTGCTGCTGACGACCGAGATCAAGATCAAGATCACCTTTCAACATTACCAGAAGATTTACCAAATAacattaaagaagaaataatagCGTTGTATAATGATATACCCGCTTTACAAAATTCATATgatataattgataaaattggTGAGGGAACATTTTCATCAGTTTACAAGGCAAAAGATATAAAGGGAAATATAACGTCACGATTCTGGCCTcatttttggaataaatCATCTAAATTCGTAGCAATCAAGAAAATCTACGTCACTTCATCTCCACAAAGAAtttataatgaattgaacCTACTATATATCTTAACTGGTTCAAATAAAGTAGCTCCCTTGTGTGATGCTATGAGAATGAAAGATCAGGTAATAGCTATCTTACCATATTATCCTCATGAAGAATTTAGAACCTTTTATAGAGATTTACCCATTAAGGGAATCAAAATGTACATTTGGGAATTGTTACAAGCTTTAAAATTCGTTCACTCTAAAGGAATTATTCATAGAGATGTGAAACCGAcaaatttccttttcaatcCAGAATTAGGTAGGGGAGTATTGGTAGATTTTGGGTTAGctgaacaagaaattgattattattcagATCCTAACCTCCTAAAGAATATGTTATCAGGGAAATCTACCTCTTTCTCGTCATCATCCTCTTTAGAGAATGACGAAAAAGCTACAAATTATTTAgaattaatgaaagaattaagaaataatgaaCAATTCTGTCCATGCATAGCAAGATATGATCGTAATTTCCCATCTAAACACaaggataataatgatttacaTTCACATTCCAATTCTGTTTCGACAGCAATAACAACTAATGGCAACACTATACAGCATCATACACTTGCACCAACGCCTATGGTTACCATTCAAAATGGGAAAGTTGTTAATTTAAATAACGTTAACGGTATGGATCTAACAAAGGGTTACCCCAAGAATGAAACACGTAGAATGAAACGTGCTAATCGTGCAGGTACAAGAGGGTTTAGAGCTCCTGAAgtattaatgaaatgtGGAGCACAATCGACAAAGATTGACATATGGTCTGTCGGTGTCATTCTTTTAAGTTTATTAGCTAGAAGATTTCCCATGTTTCAGAGTTTAGATGATActgattcattattagaattatgCTCAATTTTTGGATGGAAAGCTATTAAAAATTGTGCTGCAATTCATGGATTAGGTTTCGAAATTAATGGATTACACctaattaaagaaaatgggTTTGAGAATGGACTAAAAGAGTTTGtatatgaattattaaataaagaatgtGTGGCAGGAACTTTCCCAGAATATAGTGTAGCTTTTGAAACTTATGGATATCTAAGTcaagatttatttgataaaaattcCATCGAACCAAAATTACCTAAATCCAACGAAGATTTAAGTAAGCAAGATGATTATGagttaaaaaaatatcaacaaGAGGTTTGGTCTGATCATTATTGGTGTTTCCAATTGTTAGAGTTATGTTTTGAAATGGATCCAATGAAAAGATCTTCGGCAGATGAGTTACTACATAATACTTTCTTTGATGAATTACGTGAAGATGGAACCACGGATGACGAGTCAAATGATTCTCTAAGTACAACggacgatgatgatgatgatcatcatcataatagCATAATAAGTAATAGTGAAGACGGTATGATGGCAGATGATGATGTGTTACTGATATCCGAATAAAATAGCAAAGAGAACGAAAAAGCTCGATTGAAAACTATTTCATTGGAGAGCAAAAAAAAGGCATTAACACATATAAATGGGTGGAGTGGCTGGTATAGAACGTATATACACAAGGatatatttccattttttcattctaaatataaaatttatataaaaagggcatgataaaagaaaaaaaactgcatataattcatcaatctGGGTCGTTCTTGCATATGATCTaatttaaaagatatatgGGATTAAGAAAGCTCTCTTTGTTTTGTACTTtctgtttttcttttgagcCCACAAGTACATTTGAGCGGTAGAAACAGTCAAGAATAACATagcaaataaattaaaCTTCAAAACGACAGTAAACCAGAACCATGACCATACTTCAAATGTATAGTTTGGTGCAACGAACACAGTAAAAATACCTTCATTAAGTGGTAAACGTTGATCAGCAGTGCCCTTTTTAAGTTGATAATCACCCCATCTACGTAATTTCAGATGAACGTAGAAATTCCATGACTCTGATAGAGCGAAAAGGGCAATTAAAGTActtaaattttgtaaatgaGCCTTTTCATATAACGATAAAATTTTAGAATCTTGGCAAACAAATCCATAACCGAAATAACTTAAAGCGATTAACCCATTAAGGACCCAATAATGGAAAGAGTTCTTGAATAGATTGAATAATGGCATGGTGGATAAATTGAACTTATGAATAAAGGCACTTTCGAATTCTCGCTTTATATAATGTGCCAAAATCATGGTGTACacaattttattcaaaaatggATTGTATGGAACATTGGAGCTGTGAAAATGTTCAACGAAATATGGTTGCTTGGATAAAAAATATGCTAACGTATGAACCAAAATTGGACCAAGATAttccaaaatgaaaacaagTCTGTAAGAGATTTGGGGACCTAGATCTTTGATATATAACTCCTCCTTTTCTCCAACTGTCTCTTCATTTCCCTGaaagaatttatcatttgtAATTGGGACTTGTTTGGACTCTTTCAAATAAGTCAGTCTTAATCTATTCTTAGAGATGCCCTTATTTTGTTCGGATATTTTTTGTAGAATTGCCTCTAAAGTGTTTGGAGAGGCATCGAAatccaattcaattttggTATCTCTCAGATTCTTTGAACGAGACTTGATAGTAATACACCTAGCCATTATGAATGGGACCACGAGAAGTAAAAACGATGAGCTTCAATTGATAGACCAAACGTCCTTGTAACCCATCTGTCCATTTGGTTGCCCAGAAAATGCGGATACTTTTTGTTGTCATATCCAAATAGGGTCCCTTTCCTTTACATTTGCATTCTCCTCCAATCTATCAGTTTTCaacatcattttcaacggctgaaattttctaatttttttttttttttattttgaaaaatttttcacatttttttttgttcgagaaatttttcagagCTCATCTCGTTTTTCAACTGTAAAGTTACCATTTGGTATACAATTTTGCTATTAGTTTAGATTTAATATACATTGTCAAGTTTACTTGTTATTAGTTtttaaacatatatatattttgttcttATTCTGCTTTACTTTGTTACCAAGTTCTACAAGATTAATATCTAATTAATTCCTTTTGAGTCCTCTTTTCTTCAGATAATTGAACACTTCAAAGAAGATCCTTATAACCTACGCTCTCTGCAACAAAGTTATTAACGAAATAAAatcgaaaaaaaaagaataaaagaTTAATTATCTATTTTACTTCTTACACAACACACATATACATATcattataaaataaatcatgTCATTCAGACCAGGTAGCAGAGGTGGTTCCAGAGGTGGTTCCAGAGGTGGATTTTCAAGAGGCGGT includes:
- the TSC13 gene encoding trans-2-enoyl-CoA reductase (NADPH) TSC13 (similar to Saccharomyces cerevisiae TSC13 (YDL015C); ancestral locus Anc_3.184) gives rise to the protein MARCITIKSRSKNLRDTKIELDFDASPNTLEAILQKISEQNKGISKNRLRLTYLKESKQVPITNDKFFQGNEETVGEKEELYIKDLGPQISYRLVFILEYLGPILVHTLAYFLSKQPYFVEHFHSSNVPYNPFLNKIVYTMILAHYIKREFESAFIHKFNLSTMPLFNLFKNSFHYWVLNGLIALSYFGYGFVCQDSKILSLYEKAHLQNLSTLIALFALSESWNFYVHLKLRRWGDYQLKKGTADQRLPLNEGIFTVFVAPNYTFEVWSWFWFTVVLKFNLFAMLFLTVSTAQMYLWAQKKNRKYKTKRAFLIPYIF
- the ADE1 gene encoding phosphoribosylaminoimidazolesuccinocarboxamide synthase (similar to Saccharomyces cerevisiae ADE1 (YAR015W); ancestral locus Anc_3.179), which translates into the protein MTTNNSCITQTNLDGVLPLINRGKVRDIYQVNNETLLFVATDRISAYDVIMNNPIPEKGILLTKLSEFWFHFLSADVKNHLIAIGDEIFNHLPFVLYDDLKYRNQLKNRSMLIKKCKLIPLEVIVRGFLTGSAWNEYKKFGTVHGTTMPQGLKESQEFDKPIFTPSTKAEQGKHDENITKEEAIQILNGDVKLIDDLEKLAIKLYSKCKEYSKTKGIIIADTKFEFGIDEITKELILVDEVLTPDSSRFWSLENYQVGKSQDSFDKQFLRDWLTTNKLNGAEDVDIPEDIIEKTRAKYEEAYESLTY
- the ERP3 gene encoding Erp3p (similar to Saccharomyces cerevisiae ERP3 (YDL018C); ancestral locus Anc_3.182); this translates as MLLQLRIFLVFFYILEPILCSPLTIELSNDIKETPQCYYILTPDIECTISYYFSVQSGEDGNYNIDYKIYAPDDKYRPIIERYNERQGEWSFVGEHKGEYKICFEASIPLKKRIIDFDFNYDIAAEKNKGKNVDVRYERRLERKNQKKLRDVKNGKDRLQSSIEDSIDNVERQLYMLERDLQYYKNRNTRNHYTVKSTGNRITIFSMYGILLIIAMCGIQLFVLEWVFKKSRKHAV
- the CDC7 gene encoding serine/threonine protein kinase CDC7 (similar to Saccharomyces cerevisiae CDC7 (YDL017W); ancestral locus Anc_3.183); amino-acid sequence: MLSASNSPILDPSNRINSNTYTNGNGNGTAAVAAADDRDQDQDHLSTLPEDLPNNIKEEIIALYNDIPALQNSYDIIDKIGEGTFSSVYKAKDIKGNITSRFWPHFWNKSSKFVAIKKIYVTSSPQRIYNELNLLYILTGSNKVAPLCDAMRMKDQVIAILPYYPHEEFRTFYRDLPIKGIKMYIWELLQALKFVHSKGIIHRDVKPTNFLFNPELGRGVLVDFGLAEQEIDYYSDPNLLKNMLSGKSTSFSSSSSLENDEKATNYLELMKELRNNEQFCPCIARYDRNFPSKHKDNNDLHSHSNSVSTAITTNGNTIQHHTLAPTPMVTIQNGKVVNLNNVNGMDLTKGYPKNETRRMKRANRAGTRGFRAPEVLMKCGAQSTKIDIWSVGVILLSLLARRFPMFQSLDDTDSLLELCSIFGWKAIKNCAAIHGLGFEINGLHLIKENGFENGLKEFVYELLNKECVAGTFPEYSVAFETYGYLSQDLFDKNSIEPKLPKSNEDLSKQDDYELKKYQQEVWSDHYWCFQLLELCFEMDPMKRSSADELLHNTFFDELREDGTTDDESNDSLSTTDDDDDDHHHNSIISNSEDGMMADDDVLLISE